The Streptomyces sp. Je 1-332 genome has a window encoding:
- a CDS encoding 5-dehydro-4-deoxyglucarate dehydratase translates to MTSAPLAARLDIPSGPLFFPVTAYAPDGSVDLDVFRAHVRAGVDAGAAAVFACCGTGEFHALTPEEFRACVGAAVEETAGRVPVVAGAGYGTALAVRYARLAEEAGADGLLAMPPYLVVAGQEGLLRHYAELAAATSLEVIVYQRDNAVFSPETVVELARTEGVIGFKDGLGDMDLMQRIVSAVRAEVPEEFLYFNGLPTAELTGLAYRGIGVRLYSSAVFCFAPDIALAFHRAFNAGTAEGDATVNRLIDGFYRPFVELRGEGRGYAVSLVKAGVRLAGLDVGGVRTPLHEPADEHIKRLAELTERGRALLREEGA, encoded by the coding sequence GTGACGTCAGCACCCCTCGCCGCTCGACTCGACATCCCCAGCGGGCCGCTGTTCTTCCCGGTCACCGCCTACGCACCGGACGGCTCCGTCGACCTCGACGTCTTCCGCGCGCACGTGCGCGCGGGCGTGGACGCGGGCGCCGCGGCCGTGTTCGCGTGCTGCGGCACGGGCGAGTTCCACGCCCTGACGCCCGAGGAGTTCCGGGCCTGTGTCGGTGCCGCCGTCGAGGAGACGGCGGGGCGGGTGCCGGTGGTCGCGGGCGCCGGGTACGGCACCGCGCTGGCCGTACGGTACGCGCGCCTCGCCGAGGAGGCCGGTGCCGACGGGCTGCTCGCGATGCCGCCCTACCTCGTCGTGGCCGGACAGGAGGGCCTGCTGCGGCACTACGCCGAACTGGCCGCGGCCACCTCCCTCGAAGTCATCGTCTACCAGCGCGACAACGCCGTGTTCAGCCCGGAGACGGTCGTCGAGCTCGCCCGCACCGAGGGCGTCATCGGCTTCAAGGACGGCCTCGGGGACATGGACCTGATGCAGCGCATCGTCAGTGCGGTGCGCGCCGAAGTCCCGGAGGAATTCCTCTACTTCAACGGCCTGCCCACCGCCGAGCTGACAGGGCTCGCCTACCGCGGCATCGGCGTGAGGCTCTACTCGTCGGCCGTCTTCTGCTTCGCGCCCGACATCGCGCTCGCCTTCCACCGGGCCTTCAACGCCGGGACCGCCGAGGGCGACGCCACCGTGAACCGGCTCATCGACGGCTTCTACCGCCCCTTCGTGGAGCTGCGCGGTGAGGGCCGCGGCTATGCCGTATCGCTCGTCAAGGCGGGCGTGCGGCTGGCCGGGCTCGATGTCGGCGGGGTGCGGACACCGCTGCACGAACCCGCCGACGAACACATCAAGCGCCTCGCGGAGCTGACCGAGCGCGGGCGCGCCCTGCTGCGGGAGGAGGGCGCGTGA
- a CDS encoding S28 family serine protease has product MRDKGISALFCAGFMAGAAVLGGAVPAAAQTDGSQAAAPDIRDRLEKIPGMKVVSVADREGYPLYTLTYAQPVDHGNPRAGTFTQRATLWHKATDKPTVLYTGGYTLASNTTALTKLIDANQVSVEHRYFEQSRPSGPAGSDWSKLTVEQESADEHRLTRALRGIEKGKWLGTGASKGGMTATYHERFYPDDLDAVVAFVAPNDANNKDDSGYERFFRTVGTAECRKALNAVQREMLVRREALLPKFEADAKANGDTFEETLGTTDRAYEFAVLDQVWNFWQSGTVDNCPTVPDAEQASDDELYDWSKKHGFSVYQDESLGTNGTGPYYRQAATQLGWADLKFKHLKDVRHYPDIYQPNSVLPEAMRGSYNNRTIADVDRWVKTRGQRMMFIYGENDPWSAEKFTPSHRDSYRYEVPGSNHGASIAKLPAADQAEAIATIKRWADVK; this is encoded by the coding sequence GTGCGCGACAAGGGGATATCGGCGCTGTTCTGTGCCGGGTTCATGGCAGGCGCGGCGGTACTCGGCGGGGCCGTGCCCGCCGCCGCGCAGACGGACGGGAGCCAGGCCGCCGCGCCCGACATCCGGGATCGGCTGGAGAAGATACCCGGCATGAAGGTCGTCTCCGTGGCCGACAGGGAGGGCTACCCCCTCTACACGCTCACGTACGCCCAGCCCGTCGACCACGGCAACCCCCGCGCCGGCACCTTCACCCAGCGCGCCACGCTCTGGCACAAGGCCACGGACAAGCCGACCGTGCTCTACACCGGCGGCTACACCTTGGCGTCCAACACCACGGCCCTCACCAAGTTGATCGACGCCAACCAAGTCAGCGTCGAGCACCGCTACTTCGAGCAGTCACGGCCCTCGGGCCCGGCCGGCTCCGACTGGTCCAAGCTCACCGTCGAGCAGGAATCCGCCGACGAGCACCGCCTCACCCGGGCGCTGCGCGGCATCGAGAAGGGCAAGTGGCTGGGCACGGGCGCCAGCAAGGGCGGGATGACAGCGACGTACCACGAGCGTTTCTACCCCGACGACCTGGACGCGGTCGTCGCCTTCGTGGCCCCGAACGACGCGAACAACAAGGACGACAGCGGCTACGAGCGCTTTTTCAGGACGGTCGGCACGGCCGAATGCCGCAAGGCCCTGAACGCCGTGCAGCGCGAGATGCTGGTACGCCGCGAGGCGCTGCTCCCCAAGTTCGAGGCGGACGCCAAGGCCAACGGCGACACGTTCGAGGAGACGCTCGGCACCACCGACCGGGCCTACGAGTTCGCCGTGCTCGACCAGGTGTGGAACTTCTGGCAGAGCGGCACCGTCGACAACTGCCCGACCGTGCCCGACGCCGAGCAGGCGAGCGACGACGAGCTCTACGACTGGTCGAAGAAGCACGGCTTCAGCGTCTACCAGGACGAGTCCCTCGGCACGAACGGCACGGGCCCCTACTACCGTCAGGCCGCCACCCAACTCGGCTGGGCGGACCTGAAGTTCAAGCACCTCAAGGATGTCCGCCACTACCCGGACATCTACCAGCCCAACTCCGTCCTTCCCGAGGCGATGCGCGGCTCGTACAACAACCGGACCATCGCCGACGTGGACCGCTGGGTGAAGACCCGCGGCCAGCGGATGATGTTCATCTACGGCGAGAACGACCCGTGGAGCGCGGAGAAGTTCACCCCGAGCCACCGCGACTCCTACCGCTACGAGGTCCCCGGCTCCAACCACGGCGCCTCCATCGCCAAACTCCCGGCCGCCGACCAGGCCGAGGCCATCGCGACGATCAAGCGCTGGGCCGACGTGAAGTAG
- a CDS encoding DeoR/GlpR family DNA-binding transcription regulator, with translation MTAEERQREIVRAARTSGSVDVTALATELGVAKETVRRDLRALEDHGLVRRTHGGAYPVESAGFETTLAFRTTMHVPEKRRIASAAADLLGDAETVFVDEGFTPQLIAEALPEAAEGRPLTIVTASLATAGALAEADNMSVLLLGGRVRPGTLATVDHWTTRMLAGFVIDLAFIGANGISREYGLTTPDPAVSEVKTQAIRASRRTVFAGVHTKFGATSFCRFGHVGELEAIVTSTQLPASEAHRYSLQGPQVIRV, from the coding sequence ATGACCGCGGAAGAGCGCCAGCGGGAAATCGTCAGGGCGGCACGGACCTCCGGCTCCGTGGACGTCACCGCACTCGCCACCGAGCTCGGCGTCGCCAAGGAAACCGTCCGCCGTGACCTCCGCGCCCTGGAGGACCACGGCTTGGTCCGCCGCACCCACGGCGGCGCCTACCCCGTGGAGAGCGCCGGCTTCGAGACGACCCTCGCCTTCCGCACCACCATGCACGTCCCGGAGAAGCGAAGGATCGCCTCCGCCGCGGCCGACCTCCTCGGCGACGCCGAGACGGTCTTCGTCGACGAGGGCTTCACCCCGCAGCTCATCGCCGAGGCCCTCCCCGAAGCCGCCGAGGGACGCCCTCTGACCATCGTCACCGCGTCCCTGGCCACCGCCGGCGCCCTCGCCGAGGCGGACAACATGTCCGTCCTCCTCCTCGGCGGCCGCGTCCGCCCCGGCACGCTCGCGACCGTCGACCACTGGACGACGCGCATGCTGGCCGGGTTCGTGATCGACCTCGCTTTCATCGGGGCCAACGGCATCTCCCGGGAGTACGGCCTGACCACGCCCGACCCGGCGGTCAGCGAGGTGAAGACGCAGGCCATCCGCGCGTCACGCCGCACCGTGTTCGCGGGTGTGCACACCAAGTTCGGGGCGACGAGCTTCTGCAGGTTCGGTCACGTCGGCGAGCTGGAGGCCATCGTCACGAGCACGCAGCTGCCCGCCTCCGAGGCGCACCGCTACTCGCTCCAGGGCCCCCAGGTCATCCGCGTCTGA
- a CDS encoding NAD(P)-dependent oxidoreductase, with the protein MPAPRTVLLTGAAGGLGTLMRGLLPAYGYELRLLDVRPIEGEPDAITADLADRKVLREAVRGVDAVIHLAGISLESSFDKILRANIEGTYNLYEAAREEGVGRIVFASSNHAVGFTPRPVGDDDPLIAVDTPRRPDTFYGLSKSFGEDLAQLYWDKHGLETVSVRIGSCFLEPTSVRMLSVWMSPGDGARLFHAALTASAVGHAVVYGSSANTRLWWDLSSARALGYSPQDDSEQYAAKLVAEQGELDPANPDHANLGGHFCTNPPVWPY; encoded by the coding sequence ATGCCCGCTCCCCGCACCGTCCTGCTCACCGGCGCCGCAGGCGGCCTCGGCACCCTGATGCGGGGGCTGCTTCCGGCGTACGGCTACGAACTGCGGCTGCTCGACGTGCGGCCCATCGAGGGCGAGCCGGACGCGATCACGGCGGACCTCGCGGACAGGAAGGTGCTACGGGAGGCCGTGCGGGGTGTCGACGCGGTCATCCATCTCGCGGGCATCTCCCTGGAGTCCTCCTTCGACAAGATCCTGCGGGCGAACATCGAGGGGACGTACAACCTCTACGAAGCGGCGCGCGAGGAGGGCGTCGGCCGGATCGTCTTCGCTTCGTCGAACCACGCGGTGGGGTTCACGCCGCGGCCCGTCGGCGACGACGATCCGCTGATCGCGGTGGACACTCCGCGCCGTCCCGACACGTTCTACGGCCTCTCCAAGTCCTTCGGCGAGGACCTCGCCCAGCTCTACTGGGACAAGCACGGCCTCGAGACGGTCTCCGTGCGGATCGGTTCGTGCTTCCTGGAGCCGACGAGTGTGCGGATGCTGTCGGTCTGGATGAGCCCCGGGGACGGGGCCCGGCTCTTCCACGCGGCGCTGACCGCTTCCGCGGTGGGGCATGCGGTGGTGTACGGGTCGTCCGCCAACACGCGGCTGTGGTGGGACCTTTCGTCGGCGCGGGCGCTGGGGTACTCGCCGCAGGACGACTCCGAGCAGTACGCGGCGAAGCTGGTCGCGGAGCAGGGTGAACTGGATCCCGCGAACCCGGACCACGCGAACCTGGGGGGCCACTTCTGCACGAACCCGCCGGTGTGGCCGTACTGA